The Litchfieldia alkalitelluris genome has a window encoding:
- a CDS encoding glycosyltransferase, translated as MKRVLVLVGESLSANGICANAVMNELKIKGYEVICLTNQEFNQKNRENKKGVKIEKVKPRLTYRMNFWCKNHGGFLSRLIKKVSFILNKAKLVISIPTWPLISPFYTYRFYKSAKKLYKNHKYDCIISIYTQIDTVIAGYFIKKKYPEVKFIPYFLDSLSGGYGPKMFSKQWVIKRGLTWERKLLKIADKIIIMKSSERHHQIYSNGESYYSRIKVLDIPLLTSLSDKDTTTDLLDNKKTNIVYVGSIPCHIRNPKYSLEVFKKLNIENCRLTIIGTNTCPDLIKKAQEDSKKNEIVLIDQISHEEVISALRSADVLLNIGNNIASMVPSKIFEYMSVGKPILSFYPIENDPSIKYLEHYPLSLSVKEDWNELKDNVLKVENFIKGSCGKTVNLEEFEEKMYKNTPKAFVEELEKIFI; from the coding sequence ATGAAAAGAGTTTTAGTCTTAGTTGGTGAAAGTTTATCTGCTAACGGTATATGTGCTAATGCTGTTATGAATGAATTAAAGATTAAGGGGTATGAAGTTATCTGTTTAACCAATCAAGAATTTAATCAGAAAAATAGAGAAAATAAAAAAGGGGTTAAAATAGAGAAAGTAAAGCCCCGTTTGACATATAGAATGAATTTCTGGTGTAAAAATCATGGTGGTTTTTTATCCCGACTAATAAAAAAAGTTTCATTTATATTAAATAAAGCAAAGCTAGTAATAAGTATTCCAACATGGCCACTTATATCACCGTTTTACACATATAGATTTTATAAGTCTGCTAAAAAGTTGTATAAAAATCATAAATATGACTGCATTATTTCTATATATACACAAATCGATACGGTGATTGCTGGGTATTTTATTAAGAAGAAATATCCTGAGGTTAAATTTATACCATATTTTCTAGACTCACTTTCCGGTGGATACGGACCAAAGATGTTTTCAAAACAATGGGTAATTAAAAGAGGATTGACCTGGGAACGGAAATTATTAAAAATTGCTGATAAGATTATCATTATGAAATCTAGTGAAAGGCATCATCAAATTTATAGCAATGGGGAATCGTATTATTCACGTATAAAAGTGCTTGACATTCCATTATTAACGTCTTTATCCGATAAAGATACCACTACGGATTTACTTGATAATAAAAAAACTAACATAGTATATGTTGGTTCAATACCATGTCACATTCGTAATCCTAAATATTCTTTAGAAGTTTTTAAAAAGTTAAATATAGAAAATTGTAGACTTACTATTATAGGTACAAATACATGTCCTGATTTAATAAAAAAGGCGCAAGAAGATTCTAAGAAAAATGAGATAGTTTTAATTGATCAAATATCTCATGAAGAGGTTATTTCTGCATTGAGAAGTGCAGATGTATTGTTGAATATTGGAAATAACATAGCGTCAATGGTACCTAGCAAAATATTTGAGTATATGTCAGTTGGAAAACCTATTTTATCGTTTTATCCCATTGAAAATGATCCTAGTATAAAATATCTAGAGCACTACCCTCTCTCCTTATCTGTAAAGGAAGATTGGAACGAATTAAAAGATAATGTATTAAAAGTGGAGAACTTTATAAAAGGCTCATGTGGTAAAACTGTAAATCTTGAAGAATTTGAAGAGAAAATGTATAAAAATACACCAAAAGCCTTTGTAGAGGAATTAGAAAAAATATTCATTTAA
- a CDS encoding nucleoside-diphosphate sugar epimerase/dehydratase — MFKGKTLLITGGTGSFGNAVMNRFLNTDIKEIRIFSRDEKKQDDMRKFYKNDKLKFYLGDVRDLASVKNAMHGVDYIFHAAALKQVPSCEFFPLEAVKTNILGTDNVLTAAIEYEVKKAICLSTDKAAYPINAMGISKAMMEKVFVAKSKTVDPDRTLICGTRYGNVMASRGSVIPLFIEQIKSGQPLTVTDPNMTRFLMSLEEAVELVIFAFQNAEAGDIMVQKSPASTIGDLAQAVKELFNADNEIKIIGTRHGEKRYETLLTKEEYVKAEDLPGFYRVPADQRDLNYDKYFAEGDQKLTTVEEYNSDNTQILNVEEIKGKLLELDYVQKELKEWNKKVHVMN; from the coding sequence ATGTTTAAAGGAAAGACTCTATTAATAACAGGTGGAACTGGGTCCTTCGGTAATGCAGTAATGAACAGATTTTTAAACACTGATATAAAAGAAATTCGGATTTTTTCAAGAGACGAAAAAAAACAAGATGATATGCGGAAATTTTACAAAAATGATAAACTTAAGTTTTATCTTGGGGATGTAAGAGATTTGGCGAGCGTTAAAAATGCGATGCATGGGGTGGATTATATTTTCCATGCAGCAGCATTAAAACAAGTTCCATCTTGTGAGTTTTTCCCTTTAGAAGCGGTAAAAACAAACATATTGGGTACAGATAATGTACTAACAGCTGCTATTGAATATGAAGTAAAGAAGGCAATTTGTCTCTCAACTGATAAAGCTGCATACCCAATTAATGCGATGGGTATTTCAAAAGCGATGATGGAAAAAGTATTTGTTGCTAAATCGAAAACGGTTGATCCCGATAGGACATTAATTTGTGGAACAAGATATGGAAATGTTATGGCCTCACGCGGATCAGTTATACCATTATTTATTGAACAAATTAAAAGTGGTCAGCCTTTGACAGTAACGGATCCTAATATGACAAGATTTCTTATGAGTTTAGAAGAAGCGGTAGAGTTAGTAATCTTTGCATTCCAAAATGCTGAAGCAGGAGATATTATGGTCCAAAAATCCCCAGCTAGCACTATTGGTGATCTTGCTCAAGCTGTAAAAGAATTATTTAATGCGGATAATGAAATAAAGATTATTGGAACCCGTCATGGAGAAAAACGTTATGAAACACTTCTTACGAAAGAGGAATATGTAAAGGCAGAAGATTTACCTGGTTTCTATAGAGTTCCTGCGGATCAAAGAGATCTTAACTACGATAAGTATTTTGCGGAGGGAGATCAAAAGCTAACTACTGTAGAAGAATATAATTCTGATAATACACAAATTCTTAATGTTGAAGAAATTAAAGGAAAATTACTTGAATTAGATTATGTGCAAAAAGAGCTTAAAGAATGGAATAAAAAGGTTCATGTAATGAACTAA
- a CDS encoding capsular polysaccharide biosynthesis protein CapF translates to MKILVTGANGFVGKNLIAELKNRGFNDIFEFSRESDLSLLEKYTKECDFVFHLAGVNRPEDEEEFMKGNFGLTSHLLELLKKQDNKSPVLISSSIQAEKDNPYGRSKKAGEDLLLNYYYETDAKVYVYRLPNLFGKWSKPNYNTVVATFCHNIARDLNIQINNPDAELNLCYIDDVLEEFLRALEGKPTMHGDFCVVPVTHNIKLGELSELIKSFKESRTNLSIPNMENALTKKLYSTYLSFLPEDQFSYDLKMNCDHRGSFTEFLRTPERGQVSLNVSKPGITKGNHWHHTKNEKFLVVSGEGLIRFRKIESDEIIEYRVSGEKLQVIDIPTGYTHSIVNVGEKDLVTVMWANECFNPEKPDTYFVEV, encoded by the coding sequence ATGAAAATTCTTGTAACAGGTGCAAACGGGTTTGTAGGAAAAAACCTTATCGCAGAGCTTAAGAATAGAGGATTTAACGATATATTTGAGTTTAGTCGAGAAAGTGATCTTTCACTACTTGAAAAGTATACAAAGGAATGTGATTTTGTTTTTCATTTAGCGGGAGTAAACAGACCGGAAGATGAAGAAGAATTTATGAAAGGTAACTTTGGTTTAACTTCTCATTTATTAGAACTATTAAAAAAACAAGACAATAAATCTCCTGTTCTCATTTCCTCTTCTATTCAAGCAGAAAAGGATAACCCTTATGGAAGAAGTAAGAAGGCAGGAGAAGACTTATTATTAAACTATTATTATGAAACAGATGCAAAAGTTTATGTATATCGACTTCCAAACTTATTTGGTAAGTGGAGTAAACCTAACTATAATACTGTGGTGGCTACTTTTTGTCATAATATAGCTAGAGATTTAAATATTCAAATCAACAATCCAGATGCAGAACTTAACCTTTGTTATATCGATGATGTATTAGAGGAGTTTTTAAGAGCTTTAGAGGGAAAACCTACAATGCATGGAGATTTCTGTGTTGTTCCTGTAACACATAATATTAAACTTGGAGAGTTATCTGAACTTATAAAGAGTTTCAAAGAAAGCAGAACAAATTTAAGTATTCCAAATATGGAAAATGCATTAACTAAGAAGCTATATAGTACTTATTTAAGCTTTTTACCTGAGGATCAGTTTTCATATGACCTTAAAATGAATTGTGATCATAGAGGATCTTTTACAGAATTTCTGAGAACACCTGAAAGAGGGCAAGTTTCCTTAAATGTGTCTAAACCTGGGATTACAAAAGGAAACCATTGGCACCATACTAAAAATGAAAAGTTTTTAGTTGTTAGTGGAGAAGGTTTAATTCGCTTTAGAAAGATAGAATCTGATGAAATTATTGAATATAGAGTAAGTGGAGAAAAGCTACAGGTTATAGATATTCCTACTGGATATACACACTCGATTGTAAACGTAGGAGAAAAAGATCTCGTAACAGTAATGTGGGCAAATGAATGCTTTAATCCAGAAAAGCCGGACACTTATTTTGTGGAGGTATAA
- the wecB gene encoding non-hydrolyzing UDP-N-acetylglucosamine 2-epimerase has translation MKKLKVMTVVGTRPEIIRLSAVIKKLEESNAIKHTLVHTGQNYDYELNEVFFNDFNLKKPDYFLNAATGTAVETIGNILVKIDPILEEVKPDALLVLGDTNSCLCAIAAKRRHIPIFHMEAGNRCFDQRVPEETNRKIVDHTADINLTYSDIAREYLLREGFPSDRIIKTGSPMFEVLNSRKDDIENSDVLEKLNLEEGNYFVVSAHREENINSEINFLDLVDSLNAITEKYNLPLIVSTHPRTRNMIEAKGIVFNPLVKTMKPLGFNDYVKLQTKAKAVLSDSGTISEESSILGFKALNIRQAHERPEAMEEASVMLVGLKKERILQGLEILNTQQIGTLKLVSDYSKPNVSEKVLRIILSYTDYVNRVVWKE, from the coding sequence ATGAAGAAATTAAAAGTCATGACAGTAGTTGGAACTAGACCTGAGATTATAAGACTGTCAGCTGTTATAAAAAAATTAGAAGAGTCAAATGCAATTAAACATACGCTTGTCCATACAGGGCAAAATTATGATTATGAATTAAATGAAGTGTTTTTTAACGATTTTAATTTAAAAAAGCCTGACTATTTTCTTAATGCAGCTACTGGAACAGCGGTAGAAACTATAGGAAATATACTAGTTAAAATAGATCCTATTTTGGAAGAGGTAAAACCAGATGCATTACTAGTATTGGGTGATACCAATAGTTGTTTATGTGCTATTGCTGCAAAAAGAAGACATATTCCTATTTTCCATATGGAAGCGGGAAACAGATGTTTTGATCAAAGAGTACCAGAAGAAACTAATAGGAAAATTGTCGACCATACAGCTGATATTAATTTAACTTATAGTGATATTGCAAGAGAATATCTTCTTAGAGAAGGATTCCCATCAGATAGGATTATTAAAACAGGAAGTCCTATGTTTGAAGTTCTAAATTCCAGAAAAGACGATATTGAGAATTCAGACGTGTTAGAGAAATTAAACTTAGAAGAAGGAAACTATTTTGTAGTATCGGCTCATAGAGAGGAAAATATTAATTCAGAAATTAATTTCTTAGATTTAGTGGATAGTTTAAATGCGATTACAGAAAAATATAACTTGCCATTGATTGTAAGTACACATCCTAGAACTAGAAATATGATAGAGGCTAAGGGTATAGTGTTCAATCCTTTGGTTAAAACAATGAAACCTTTAGGGTTTAATGATTATGTGAAGCTACAAACTAAGGCTAAAGCTGTACTTAGTGATAGTGGAACGATTAGTGAGGAATCTTCTATTCTTGGTTTTAAAGCTCTTAATATTAGACAAGCGCACGAAAGACCAGAGGCGATGGAAGAAGCATCCGTTATGTTAGTAGGCTTAAAAAAAGAAAGAATATTACAAGGGTTAGAAATTCTAAATACACAACAAATAGGTACTCTAAAACTAGTTAGTGACTATAGTAAACCAAATGTTTCTGAAAAAGTATTAAGGATTATATTATCCTATACAGATTATGTAAATAGAGTCGTATGGAAAGAATAA